ACGAGACAACAGTTGACCTGCAGCGACCGGTCTAGAACTATGACTTTTTGCCTGGGAGTATCTCGTAGGGTCATCGAttcatttttcattttcattttcattttcattttttctattttactgGTTTAGGAGGCACGACGATCGAGAAGGTTCATCAAATGCCGTAGGGAAAGCAAAGGGatttgaaagaagaaagaaggtcATCTAGAGTGTGCCATGGCTGACAATTAGGGTTAGGAAGGCCCTCGGCAGTGGTGACGGAGAAGGCGTTGTGGCTGTCAGGCTTAATCTTGCGACAGAAATCAGTAaacttattattattttcccgTAATCGGACAGACTGACAGCAACTCTATCGCCATATCTGCGCATCATGACACCTCCGTTTCAGCAACAGCTGCCTCTTCTTGATAAACCTCGTACTTGTACTGACTCCCCGGATGATCGGCGCGCAACTCTCGCTGGCCTTTGCCATACACTTTCTCGCGCGCCGTCAGCCCGTCAGCCTCCGCCGATGCAGGATACAATCCCCGCCGCCGCAGCTCTGGGATCAACAAgtccaccacctcctcaaaCGTCCCCGGCGTGGTCACATACCCCAGATTGAATCCGTCCAGATCTGCCTCCCGAATCCACCGCTCCATCTCGTCCGCCACCCGCTGCGGACTCCCAATACCTACCGGTCCCAAGCCCCCAATCGCCGCCTTCTGAGCCACCACCCGCGGCGTCCACTGGGGAACATCCTCACTGGTCGTGGTAAAGGCGTCCAGCATACTGGTCACCTTATGCGCCTCCAACGAGTCCGCCGCCGTGATATCCTGATCCAGCGGAATCCGTGAAATATCGATCCCCGTCCACCCACTAAACAGCACCAATCCGCCCACCACGGATGCATACTTCTGCAGCTCCTCATACTTCGCCTGCGCCTCGTCATCCGTGCGCCCGATGATCGGCGTAAATGTCGCGAAGAACTTAATCGACCGCGGATCCCGCCCTTGCTCCGCCGCCAACTTCCGGATATTCTCGATCTTCGGCCGCAGCACCGCCGGCGAATGACTCGACACGAAGATCGCCTCGGCATGCGTCGCCGCGAACGCTGACCCCGCTGCCGATGTCCCGGcctggaagagaaaaggcgTGCGTTGCGGCGACGGATCGACGATGTGGCGTGTGTTCAGGGAGAAATACTTTCCCTTGTGGTTGATCTGACGGACCTTGGCCGGGTCAACGTAGGTATCTGTTTCGGGATCGGGGGATAGAGCATCGGAGGCCCAGGATCCTTCCCAGAGTCTGGCTTCttagctttctttttttttttttttctttcttctcctcctctgaTCCCTTATCCTCATACTAAACCCAAACAAGACCGGAAGAAAAACCTACTTATAGACAACCCTCAGATATTCATCCGCCTGCCGATACCGCTCATCGTGCTCAATCGGCGTATCCAATCCAATCGCCTT
This Aspergillus flavus chromosome 1, complete sequence DNA region includes the following protein-coding sequences:
- a CDS encoding coenzyme dependent N5,N10-methylene tetrahydromethanopterin reductase (xenobiotic compound monooxygenase, DszA family); amino-acid sequence: MGDISTQPDPSDANGTPKKHILLNAFDMSTVGHLSPGQWKNPADKSATKRSLTYWIELAKLLERGGINALFLADTYGGYDTYEGSLDECIRRAAQWPVTDPTIPISAMAAVTKNLAFGITASTSFEPPFLLAKRFSTLDHLTNGRIGWNIVTSWKKAAFKAIGLDTPIEHDERYRQADEYLRVVYKLWEGSWASDALSPDPETDTYVDPAKVRQINHKGKYFSLNTRHIVDPSPQRTPFLFQAGTSAAGSAFAATHAEAIFVSSHSPAVLRPKIENIRKLAAEQGRDPRSIKFFATFTPIIGRTDDEAQAKYEELQKYASVVGGLVLFSGWTGIDISRIPLDQDITAADSLEAHKVTSMLDAFTTTSEDVPQWTPRVVAQKAAIGGLGPVGIGSPQRVADEMERWIREADLDGFNLGYVTTPGTFEEVVDLLIPELRRRGLYPASAEADGLTAREKVYGKGQRELRADHPGSQYKYEVYQEEAAVAETEVS